From the Musa acuminata AAA Group cultivar baxijiao chromosome BXJ1-2, Cavendish_Baxijiao_AAA, whole genome shotgun sequence genome, one window contains:
- the LOC135584811 gene encoding zinc finger protein 8-like — protein sequence MSEHEARDLMSVDSFSQLPFIRPAPKPSTTTSGIRLFGIEVPHHPNVVEDDASKDNTAITSSAATTTVNGGSGSGRRFECHYCRRHFPTSQALGGHQNAHKRERQHAKRAYLQSAAMAAAQHNQAAIYAHHVHGLFNYHHCLGPPSSSAARFAVEPSSAPHYPSWHATDTLNGSFGAFFHGGLGSLSQPIDGSPLPGIWRVPGVMHGGGARIGAIHGDSRMPSPMFRGDNEPRLIGVGGGVGSDGNAHGTPPASPKDQFAHQLMPSAKENVSLDLHL from the coding sequence ATGAGCGAGCACGAGGCACGCGACTTGATGAGCGTTGACTCGTTCTCCCAGCTCCCGTTCATCCGCCCGGCCCCCAAGCCCTCCACCACCACTTCCGGCATCCGCCTGTTCGGCATCGAAGTCCCACACCACCCCAACGTCGTGGAAGACGACGCCTCTAAGGACAACACCGCCATCACGAGTAGCGCCGCTACCACCACCGTCAACGGAGGCAGCGGGAGTGGACGGAGGTTCGAGTGCCACTACTGCCGTCGCCATTTCCCGACGTCGCAAGCGCTCGGCGGGCACCAGAACGCGCACAAGCGCGAGCGCCAGCACGCGAAGCGGGCATATCTCCAGTCCGCCGCCATGGCCGCAGCCCAGCACAACCAGGCGGCCATCTACGCCCACCACGTCCACGGCCTCTTCAATTACCACCACTGTCTTGGTCCACCGTCGTCCTCTGCAGCCCGCTTCGCCGTCGAGCCCTCTTCGGCTCCGCACTACCCTTCATGGCACGCTACCGACACTCTTAATGGCAGCTTCGGTGCCTTTTTCCACGGCGGGCTTGGTTCGCTGTCTCAACCCATCGATGGCAGCCCATTGCCAGGGATCTGGAGAGTCCCCGGAGTTATGCATGGCGGAGGAGCGAGGATAGGGGCGATCCATGGGGACTCTCGCATGCCCTCCCCCATGTTCAGAGGAGATAACGAGCCACGATTAATAGGAGTTGGAGGAGGTGTCGGCTCGGACGGTAATGCTCATGGAACTCCTCCTGCGTCGCCGAAAGACCAATTTGCTCACCAATTGATGCCCAGTGCGAAGGAGAACGTGAGTCTGGATTTGCACCTGTGA
- the LOC135610560 gene encoding nuclear transcription factor Y subunit A-7-like, producing MNHPFWWKSSSPTIPNSLNSDNLSMHMDFLAQHGNEMKHLGDQMPDQNSSSTQSSGQAHQEVSGTSECNNHEQYISAHSATDNTHEKQVEGHMKAVLTLGTPEASSAPPRFDYNQPFACISYPYADAYYGGVLATYGPHAIIQPQMAGMASSARVLLPTEPAAEEPVYVNPKQYNAILRRRQLRARLEAQNKVIKTRKPYLHESRHLHAMKRVRGSGGRFVNTKQLQQQNSQPCSSKACRNVSCSEPCSCSGLVGSSATSTSSDMTSLSTSRRMLVQQDQSCYSQPGFRSSAAATSQGGGRKMGNGSEQRTPAVR from the exons ATGAATCATCCTTTTTGGTGGAAATCAAGTAGCCCGACCATTCCAAATTCCTTAAACTCTGATAACTTGAGTATGCACATGGACTTCTTGGCTCAACATGGTAATGAGATGAAGCATCTAGGCGATCAAATGCCTGACCAAAACTCTTCGTCAACTCAGTCAAGTGGTCAAGCCCATCAAGAAGTATCAGGAACAAGTGAATGCAACAACCATGAGCAGTATATTTCAGCACATTCTG CCACTGATAATACACACGAAAAGCAAGTTGAGGGTCATATGAAGGCAGTTCTAACTCTAGGGACTCCAGAAGCGTCAAGTGCACCTCCAAGATTTGATTATAACCAGCCTTTT GCTTGTATATCATACCCCTATGCTGATGCATACTACGGAGGAGTGCTCGCTACATATGGCCCACATGCTATA ATCCAACCCCAAATGGCCGGAATGGCATCCTCTGCTCGAGTACTGCTGCCTACTGAACCTGCTGCTGAAGAACCCGTTTATGTGAATCCAAAACAATACAATGCAATCCTCAGAAGGAGACAGCTTCGTGCACGGTTGGAGGCTCAAAACAAAGTTATCAAAACTCGAAAG CCATACCTTCACGAGTCTCGACATCTTCATGCAATGAAGAGAGTGAGGGGATCAGGCGGCCGCTTTGTTAACACAAAGCAGCTCCAGCAGCAGAATTCCCAGCCTTGCTCCTCCAAAGCGTGCCGGAATGTCTCATGTTCTGAGCCCTGCTCCTGTAGTGGCCTAGTTGGTTCGTCTGCCACATCTACCAGCTCCGACATGACGTCTCTTTCGACAAGCAGAAGAATGTTAGTGCAGCAGGATCAGTCATGTTATTCGCAGCCCGGTTTCCGCTCCAGTGCTGCAGCAACTAGTCAGGGCGGAGGCAGGAAAATGGGAAACGGCTCCGAGCAACGGACACCAGCCGTGAGGTAA
- the LOC135613651 gene encoding protein LURP-one-related 6-like: protein MGGATTLLPIVSKTFCSNSQTVLMIRKRPRNINGGGFVVMNTNQHIVFAVDGCGVLGVSGECVIRDGDGNSLLVIRRKGGVLQALSFNDQWRGYLMDYELPSKLVFSLQEQKSRIMMNSTTRIYIEPKKNRSWDFEVRGSFLERACIIRDRRGNVVAEVGKKEMMASKEFYFVVVQPSYDQAFVVAVIAILDYINGESTRC, encoded by the exons ATGGGTGGAGCGACGACTTTACTCCCGATCGTTAGCAAGACATTTTGCTCCAATTCACAGACGGTGCTAATGATAAGGAAGAGGCCTCGCAACATCAACGGAGGAGGCTTTGTGGTGATGAACACTAACCAGCACATCGTTTTCGCGGTGGACGGTTGCGGTGTTCTTGGCGTCAGCGGTGAGTGCGTGATCAGGGATGGCGATGGCAACTCATTGCTCGTCATTCGTAGGAAG GGAGGTGTTCTGCAAGCGCTTAGCTTCAACGATCAGTGGAGAGGCTACCTGATGGACTATGAACTGCCGAGCAAGCTGGTTTTCAGCCTCCAAGAACAAAAATCAAGGATCATGATGAATTCTACCACACGAATCTACATCGAACCGAAGAAGAACAGGAGTTGGGATTTTGAGGTACGAGGATCTTTCCTCGAACGAGCTTGTATCATCAGAGATCGACGAGGAAATGTTGTGGCTGAG GTAGGGAAGAAGGAGATGATGGCAAGCAAGGAGTTCTACTTTGTGGTGGTGCAACCAAGCTATGACCAGGCCTTCGTCGTTGCAGTGATTGCCATTCTGGACTACATCAATGGGGAATCCACTAGGTGCTGA
- the LOC135610573 gene encoding polyadenylate-binding protein-interacting protein 7-like isoform X2: MMNLSNKGLADSKVAKLSSLNRVTTLNPSAAEFVPSALKYTYGVTKSAESTKFDLPGSSRKAVLDQTGSNTSNNSDDEIHQYWRDQLPDDITPDFEVIGEEELHEPSHLTLAGFSVHDGVEQSKFSALATGQTLNMRQDLSSPTTDIGNMGYPGSVNYKQQSSVASMISASNMKGKSFIGEQHGKVLYDGDLNADLVGNLMGNLMGDNVFLQNSITDPIEYLSSQFPGFAVQSLLDVYYANGCDLTLTIEILTQLELQVDSGSDQNLSTNSLAAPNFSPMDFPALPLADTQNQLSKYTGEDVQHGFNMHKSSSGTSRGDIDFASTVRKLALQDSGHWKYDRKGSADTGVGSSSNSQQLATSYNGLSKMVYGDKWHGSGPARSSPVWLETGEAVANIYSESREEARDFARLRNACFEQARQAYLIGNKALAKELSLKGQLYNMQMKAAHEKAKETIYQRRNPSSEVLGCSRGQDHLIDLHGLHVGEAIHVLHRELRAMRNTARAAGQQLHALICVGTGHHTKGSRTPARLPVAIEQYLVEEGLRFTQPQPGLLRVVIY; the protein is encoded by the exons atgatgaaTTTATCCAACAAAGGTCTTGCAGACAGCAAGGTTGCAAAGTTGAGTTCATTGAACAGGGTCACCACATTAAATCCTAGTGCAGCCGAATTTGTTCCTTCAGCCCTTAAATATACCTATGGAGTCACCAAAAGTGCAGAGTCAACAAAGTTTGATCTTCCAGGGTCTTCTAGAAAAGCAGTCTTAGACCAAACAGGGTCTAATACTTCAAATAATTCAGATGATGAGATACACCAGTACTGGCGTGACCAGCTTCCTGATGACATCACTCCTGACTTTGAAGTCATTGGAGAAGAAGAGTTGCATGAACCTTCTCACCTTACACTTGCAGGTTTCTCAGTTCATGATGGTGTTGAACAATCAAAATTTTCAGCATTAGCGACTGGCCAGACATTGAATAtgcggcaagatctttcttctcctaCCACTGATATTGGAAATATGGGATATCCTGGATCTGTTAACTATAAACAACAATCATCAGTTGCTTCCATGATTTCAGCTTCTAATATGAAGGGAAAATCATTCATTGGTGAACAGCATGGGAAGGTACTTTATGATGGAGATTTGAATGCTGATTTGGTGGGGAATTTGATGGGGAATTTGATGGGTGATAATGTGTTTCTTCAGAACTCAATCACTGATCCCATAGAATACTTATCATCACAATTTCCTGGTTTTGCCGTTCAGAGCCTTTTAGATGTTTATTATGCAAATGGATGTGATTTGACCTTGACCATTGAGATTCTGACTCAGCTTGAG cttcaagttgattccggCTCTGACCAAAACCTTAGCACAAATTCCTTGGCTGCTCCAAACTTTAGCCCGATGGACTTTCCAGCTCTTCCATTAGCAGACACTCAAAATCAGTTGTCAAAGTATACTGGAGAAGATGTTCAACATGGTTTTAATATGCACAAATCTTCTTCTGGTACATCAAGAGGTGATATTGATTTTGCTTCAACTGTTAGAAAATTAGCATTGCAGGATTCTGGTCACTGGAAGTATGATAGAAAAGGCTCTGCTGATACTGGTGTTGGTTCAAGTAGCAATTCCCAACAGTTGGCTACTTCATATAATGGTCTTAGCAAAATGGTTTACGGGGATAAATGGCATGGTTCAGGTCCAGCTCGGTCATCTCCTGTTTGGCTTGAGACTGGGGAAGCAGTGg CAAATATATATTCAGAGTCAAGAGAAGAAGCTCGTGATTTTGCACGTCTTCGAAATGCATGCTTTGAACAG GCAAGACAAGCATACCTCATTGGCAACAAGGCTCTAGCAAAGGAACTGAGTTTGAAGGGTCAGTTGTACAACATGCAGATGAAAGCAGCTCATGAAAAAGCTAAAGAAACAATTTACCAGAGAAG GAACCCATCTTCTGAGGTCCTTGGCTGCAGCCGCGGGCAGGATCATCTTATCGATCTGCATGGCCTTCATGTCGGTGAAGCCATACATGTTCTACATCGTGAACTGAGAGCCATGAGGAACACGGCAAGGGCTGCTGGGCAGCAACTGCACGCCCTGATATGCGTCGGGACTGGTCACCACACCAAGGGCTCACGAACACCTGCCAGGCTTCCTGTGGCAATCGAGCAGTACCTGGTGGAGGAAGGCCTTCGCTTCACCCAGCCTCAGCCCGGTCTGCTCCGTGTTGTGATATACTGA
- the LOC135610573 gene encoding polyadenylate-binding protein-interacting protein 7-like isoform X1, which translates to MMNLSNKGLADSKVAKLSSLNRVTTLNPSAAEFVPSALKYTYGVTKSAESTKFDLPGSSRKAVLDQTGSNTSNNSDDEIHQYWRDQLPDDITPDFEVIGEEELHEPSHLTLAGFSVHDGVEQSKFSALATGQTLNMRQDLSSPTTDIGNMGYPGSVNYKQQSSVASMISASNMKGKSFIGEQHGKVLYDGDLNADLVGNLMGNLMGDNVFLQNSITDPIEYLSSQFPGFAVQSLLDVYYANGCDLTLTIEILTQLELQVDSGSDQNLSTNSLAAPNFSPMDFPALPLADTQNQLSKYTGEDVQHGFNMHKSSSGTSRGDIDFASTVRKLALQDSGHWKYDRKGSADTGVGSSSNSQQLATSYNGLSKMVYGDKWHGSGPARSSPVWLETGEAVGNIFSISSFTAHHISMNFYWIYLKFPLIYVSISEITANIYSESREEARDFARLRNACFEQARQAYLIGNKALAKELSLKGQLYNMQMKAAHEKAKETIYQRRNPSSEVLGCSRGQDHLIDLHGLHVGEAIHVLHRELRAMRNTARAAGQQLHALICVGTGHHTKGSRTPARLPVAIEQYLVEEGLRFTQPQPGLLRVVIY; encoded by the exons atgatgaaTTTATCCAACAAAGGTCTTGCAGACAGCAAGGTTGCAAAGTTGAGTTCATTGAACAGGGTCACCACATTAAATCCTAGTGCAGCCGAATTTGTTCCTTCAGCCCTTAAATATACCTATGGAGTCACCAAAAGTGCAGAGTCAACAAAGTTTGATCTTCCAGGGTCTTCTAGAAAAGCAGTCTTAGACCAAACAGGGTCTAATACTTCAAATAATTCAGATGATGAGATACACCAGTACTGGCGTGACCAGCTTCCTGATGACATCACTCCTGACTTTGAAGTCATTGGAGAAGAAGAGTTGCATGAACCTTCTCACCTTACACTTGCAGGTTTCTCAGTTCATGATGGTGTTGAACAATCAAAATTTTCAGCATTAGCGACTGGCCAGACATTGAATAtgcggcaagatctttcttctcctaCCACTGATATTGGAAATATGGGATATCCTGGATCTGTTAACTATAAACAACAATCATCAGTTGCTTCCATGATTTCAGCTTCTAATATGAAGGGAAAATCATTCATTGGTGAACAGCATGGGAAGGTACTTTATGATGGAGATTTGAATGCTGATTTGGTGGGGAATTTGATGGGGAATTTGATGGGTGATAATGTGTTTCTTCAGAACTCAATCACTGATCCCATAGAATACTTATCATCACAATTTCCTGGTTTTGCCGTTCAGAGCCTTTTAGATGTTTATTATGCAAATGGATGTGATTTGACCTTGACCATTGAGATTCTGACTCAGCTTGAG cttcaagttgattccggCTCTGACCAAAACCTTAGCACAAATTCCTTGGCTGCTCCAAACTTTAGCCCGATGGACTTTCCAGCTCTTCCATTAGCAGACACTCAAAATCAGTTGTCAAAGTATACTGGAGAAGATGTTCAACATGGTTTTAATATGCACAAATCTTCTTCTGGTACATCAAGAGGTGATATTGATTTTGCTTCAACTGTTAGAAAATTAGCATTGCAGGATTCTGGTCACTGGAAGTATGATAGAAAAGGCTCTGCTGATACTGGTGTTGGTTCAAGTAGCAATTCCCAACAGTTGGCTACTTCATATAATGGTCTTAGCAAAATGGTTTACGGGGATAAATGGCATGGTTCAGGTCCAGCTCGGTCATCTCCTGTTTGGCTTGAGACTGGGGAAGCAGTGggtaatatttttagtatatctTCTTTTACTGCTCACCATATTTCCATGAATTTTTACTGGATTTATCTAAAGTTTCCCCTTATCTATGTTTCCATTTCTGAGATTACAGCAAATATATATTCAGAGTCAAGAGAAGAAGCTCGTGATTTTGCACGTCTTCGAAATGCATGCTTTGAACAG GCAAGACAAGCATACCTCATTGGCAACAAGGCTCTAGCAAAGGAACTGAGTTTGAAGGGTCAGTTGTACAACATGCAGATGAAAGCAGCTCATGAAAAAGCTAAAGAAACAATTTACCAGAGAAG GAACCCATCTTCTGAGGTCCTTGGCTGCAGCCGCGGGCAGGATCATCTTATCGATCTGCATGGCCTTCATGTCGGTGAAGCCATACATGTTCTACATCGTGAACTGAGAGCCATGAGGAACACGGCAAGGGCTGCTGGGCAGCAACTGCACGCCCTGATATGCGTCGGGACTGGTCACCACACCAAGGGCTCACGAACACCTGCCAGGCTTCCTGTGGCAATCGAGCAGTACCTGGTGGAGGAAGGCCTTCGCTTCACCCAGCCTCAGCCCGGTCTGCTCCGTGTTGTGATATACTGA
- the LOC135612166 gene encoding protein DEEPER ROOTING 1-like: protein MGGSKAAPESSDVHAPKLFREGLLLWPSRSDPNPSLFKDRTMCSPKCASAPGNERSEWPQALLAIGTFGINDMKQDPQIAENLDASEDLLDFTAEEVNTLQKELAKLLSRKPKCSTSGSEIAEEEEEEGRANLPLNRFLNCPSSLEVDRTTSLKLDNNGDLSPYTKIILSKVKDALQGNRNAIKKKSLSFLLKKICVCGSGFESPPSFRDPIPEPRIEKVWQILVCFLPRGDLSST, encoded by the exons ATGGGAGGCAGCAAAGCTGCTCCTGAAAGCTCAGATGTGCATGCCCCCAAGCTCTTTCGAGAGGGATTGCTTCTTTGGCCATCAAGATCTGATCCCAACCCTTCTCTCTTCAAGGACAGAACCATGTGCTCGCCGAAAT GTGCTTCAGCTCCTGGAAATGAACGCAGCGAGTGGCCGCAGGCCCTGTTGGCAATCGGAACATTCGGCATCAACGACATGAAACAAGACCCACAAATCGCAGAAAACTTGGATGCTTCAGAAGACTTGCTTGATTTCACGGCAGAAGAAGTGAACACACTACAGAAAGAGCTAGCAAAGCTGCTGAGCCGAAAGCCAAAGTGTAGCACCAGCGGATCCGAGAtcgccgaagaagaagaagaagaaggtagagCTAATCTGCCACTGAACAGGTTTCTCAATTGCCCGTCGAGCTTGGAGGTCGACAGGACCACCAGCTTGAAGCTCGACAACAATGGCGATCTCTCCCCCTACACCAAGATCATACTGAGCAAAGTGAAGGATGCATTACAGGGCAACCGCAATGCCATCAAGAAGAAATCACTTTCATTTCTTCTGAAGAAGATATGTGTCTGTGGGAGTGGCTTCGAGTCACCTCCAAGCTTCAGAGACCCCATTCCTGAGCCAAGGATCGAGAAGGTATGGCAAATTCTTGTTTGCTTTCTTCCTCGTGGAGATTTGTCATCTACGTGA